ACCGTGGCGAATGCTGAAATCGTCTCGAAGAGGATGGCGGACAGGTCGAATTGGGAAACGCTGAGCAGGATCAGCGTCCCGGTCGAGATTGCGGCGAGTGCGAGTAGCAACACGGTCAGAGCCTGGCGTTGCACGTCGGACGATAGTCGCCGCCCGAAAGCCGTGGGATCGGGTTCACCGCGAATTTCCGCCCAGACGACAATCCCCAGGAGGAAAAATGTCGTTACCTTGATCCCGCCCGCGGTACCCGCGCTGCCACCGCCGATGAGCATGAGGAAGTCGCTCACAAAAAGCGTCTCGGGGCGCATCTGCGCGATGTCGAGCGAGTTGAACCCCGCCGTCCTGGTGACCACCGAGTGAAAGCTTGCAGACAGCAGCTTTCCGCCAAGATCAAAGGCACCGAGTGTCTTCGGGTTGCTCCATTCGAAACCCAGGACCGCGACGACGCCGAGGATCAGCAGGATGGCATATCCCAGGAGCGTGATCTTGGTGTGAAGTGACCATTTGTCCGGAGCGAAGAGTTCCCGCCGCAACTCGTAGATGACCGGGAAGCCGATCCCACCGATCACCACCGCCACCATCAACGGGACCAGGACGAGCGGGTCGAGCGCGAAGCCGATGACGTTGTCAGCGTAGCGTGCGAAGCCGGCGTTGTTGAACGCCGAGATCGAATGGAACGCACCGTTCCACAGCGCCTCTCGCAGCGGTTGATCATAGCCGAAGTGGAACCGCAGGGCGAGTGAAGCCGCGATGACAAGCTCGACGACGGCGGTCGTGATCAGGATCAATCGCAATACCGAGGAAACGTCGCCAAGCGAGAGGGTCTTGGTTTCTGCCTGCGCGATCAGCCGACGGTTGAGCCTCAGGCGGCGGGTCACCAAAAGACCGAGCATCGTCGCACCCGTCATGATTCCAAGCCCGCCCAGCTGGATCAAAAGCAGGATCACGCCTTGCCCAGAGGTAGACCAATAGGTTGGCGTGTCGACCACGATCAGGCCGGTTACACAGACGGCAGAGGTGGCGGTGAAAAGAGCAACCAGGAAAGGTGCTGACGCGTCCGCGGATCGAGCGAACGGAAGCATCAATAGCGCCGTTCCCACCGCGATGGCGAACAAGAAGGCGAGTGGCACCAGGCGTGCTGGATGCTGGATCGAGCTGAGCATCGACTAGGCGCTCGGGGAACCCGGTCCGCGCAGGCCGACGCATTCGAATGCCTTCGCGACGGCCCGCCCGCGCTCGACCATCAGGATTTCGGGCCGGTCCAGTCGGTATGCCGCGATCGCCATGTCTGCCGAGGGAGCGACCTTATGGGTAAGCCATATAGCTTCCCGCTTTGGTGCTCGGTTTTTGCCGATGACCGCGCCGCAGGCGACGCCATTAAGCGTGACGTCCATGGCTTCGATGTCCGCCGCGAAGGGCTGCGCGGGTGGTATCGGGGCGTGGTCCGCTTTCCCCTCAACCCTCTTTACGGTCGGTGCACACCGCTGCGCGAGGCTCTTCGTCGCCGCCTCTTCTCCAGGCTGTCCGAAGCCGCCGATGATATACGAGGTAAGCACTGCGACTGATTAGACCTTCTCGCGGGTTGCGCAACTGGTGAGGGCGCCGGCTCCGCCAGCCGGGCTCGGAATGGAATGAAGGGGGTGATGGCGACGATCGCGACCGCAAAGGTGAGGAGGTTGAGCGGCACCCCCACGCGTACGAAGTCCATGTGGCGATATCCGCCCATTTGGTAGACGATGACGTTGGTTTGGTATCCAAACGGGGTAGCGAAGGCGAGGCTGGCGGCCATCATCACCGCGATCAGGAACGGGCGCGGGCTGACGCCCGGGCTCTCGGCCAATGCTACCGCGATCGGGGTGACAAGGACCGCCACGGTCGCGTTCGACAGCAATTCGGAGCACCGTGGTCGCCGCATACAACACGATCAATGCCCATAACCGGCTGATTTCATGCATCGATCCGATCAGCACCCCGGTAGCGGCGTCGGCAAGCCCGCTCTCCTCCATCGCGATTCCGACCACCACCATTCCGGCGATCAAAATGAGAATGTCGGGCTTGAGCCCGCCATACGCATCGTCAGCGGTGATGACGCGCAACAGGATCAGTAGCACCGCCGGCAAAGGCAGATGCCGCGATCGGCGCGATGTTCAGCGTGGCGAGCGTGATCGCGGCGATGCATACGGTGAGCGCGGTCGCGGCGTTGGCAGGCTGGAACGGGCGCGGCTCGGCGAAGACCTCGGCATGTCCGACCTGCACGCCGCCGACCTGCACGCCGCCGACCTGCGCGTCGTCGATCGCCGCCCTTGCCGCCGAAACATCGGCTTCGATGGTGGCTGGCTCGGGCATCAGCGCTTCGATCGCGCCCCGCATCAACCTGCCGCTGAAGAAGAATAGGTACAGCCCACCCGCGATCGCGGTGGCAAGCGCAGCCGGCGCGATCTCGAACAGGCCGAACCGCGGCTGGTCCGCAATCCGCGCCATGTCGTCGACGAGGAGATTGGTCGAGGTGCCGATCAGCGTGCAGCAGCCCATCAGCACCGTGGCGGAAGCCATTTCCTGCCCAGCACGCATGGGGCCGAACCGGCGGACCTTATCGAAGCGCAGGTGCAAGGGGGGCTTCGGCCATAGCGAATGGCCGGTTCCGATGAAGCCGTGGTAATGGTCCGGCGGGTGGTTGCGCGGAATATGCTGACACGCAGGCGTTCCGACAAGGCCCCCGTAGGTAGCGAGCCGGCAATCGCAGTTGGGAATGCAGTGTTCGCCGGCATCCCGGCCGTTTAAGCGACGGTGTAGCGGGGTAGATGCCTCGATGGGCTCGGTCGGTCCGGGTGCGCCAACCGTCGCATTGTGGCGGTTAGGGGCCGAGGATGAACGCCGCTCGCAACGGCTGTGCATTACAGAATATGGTGGACGCACTTGGGCTCGAACCAAGGACCCGCTGATTAAGAGTCAGCTGCTCTACCAACTGAGCTATGCGTCCATACCCTGGCAAATTCCGCGGTTTGGTGCCGCTTTGCGTTCGGGAGGCGCGCCACTAACATTGCGGATCGGGGATGGCAACACCTTATCTCGCTACCAGCTCGGTTGGCGGGTCGAGGCGCGGTTTATCGACATCAGGATGCCGACGCAGATCAGCGTGGTCATCTGTGCCGAGCCGCCAAAGCTCACCAGCGGCAGCGGGATGCCGACCACCGGGGCGAGCCCCATCACCATCATCAGGTTGATCGCGACATAATAGAAGATCGTCGTCGCGAGCCCGGCCGCGGCGAGCCGCGAGAAGCGATCGGGCGCGCGGTGCGCGACGTTCATCCCCCAGCGAATCAGCAACATGAAGGCCAGGATCAGCAACAGTCCGCCGACCAGCCCCCATTCCTCGGCCATCGTCGCGAAGACGAAGTCGGTATGCCCCTCGGGCAGGTAATCGAGATGGACCTGGCTGCCATTGCCGAACCCCTTGCCCAACAGCCCGCCCGAGCCGATCGCGATCTTCGACTGGCTGATGTGATAGCCGGTGCCGAGCGGGTCGTTTTCGGGGTTCAGGAAGATCAGCACGCGGTTGCGCTGATAATCGTGCAGCAGGTAATTGACCGCGAGCGGGATGAAGAGCGCGAGGCCGAGCGCACCGCCGATGAACAGCCGCAGCGGGATGCCGGCGAGAAACATCACCACCACCCCGCCGCCGGTGATCATCAGCGCGGTGCCGAGGTCGGGCTGGAGCATCACCAGCCCCGCGGGCAGCCCGATCAGGATCGCCGCGGGCCAGATCGCACCGAATTTGCGCGTCTCGTTGGGGGGCAGCATGTCGTAGAATTTGGCGACCGCCAGGACGATGAACGGCTTCATGAATTCGGAGGGCTGGAGGCGGATCGGGCCGAGTTCGAGCCAGCGCTGGCTGCCACCGCGGACCGCCCCCAGCATTTCGACCCCGAACAGCGCCGCCAGCGTGATCGCATAGCCCGGCAGCGCGATCGCCCCCCAGATGCGCGCCGGCACCCAGGACAGCGTGATCGCCATGCCCATGAAGATGCAGAAGCGCAGCGCCTGCGACGACGCCCAGGGGGTCACGCTGCCGCCTGCCGCCGAGAACAGCACCACGGTGCCGAAGCCGCCGATCGCGGTGAGCAGCAGCAACACGCCCCAGGGGAGGCGGGCGACGGGGGCGGGGACGAGCTCGCCCAATCTCATGGCGCGCGCCTCATTCGGTATTGCCGCTGGGCGGGGTAGCCGTGTCGGCGGCGGGGTCAACCGGCGCGGGGTTGGCGCGCGCGGCGCGATAGGCGTCTGCCTTCACCGCCATCCGGGTGCGAATGTCGCCGCCCCAATTTTCCTCGAGCACCGCGAGCGAATCGAGCGCGCGCTGGCGGTCGAACAGATAGGTCAGCACGTCGCGCGCGACGGGGGCGGCGGCGCCCGATCCCGACATGCCGTGTTCGATCACCACCGACACCGCATAGCGCGGCTGCTCTACCGGTGCGAAGCCGATGAACAGCCCATGGTCGCGATATTTCCACGGCACGTTCATGCCGCCGCGCGCGCCGCCAGCGATCCGCCGGACCTGCGCGGTGCCGGTCTTGCCGCCCATGCGGATGCCGTCGAGCTGGAGCCGGCTGCGCACCGCCGTGCCCGCGCCGTTGACCACCTCGTCCATCCCCGATCGGATCAGCTCCATCCGTTCGGGCGGCACGTCGAGCATCGGCGCGACGATCGGGGTGTCGGCAAGGATCCGCGGCACCAACCGGCGACCCGACGCGATGCGCGAGGTCTGCACCGCGAGCTGCAACGGGCTGGTGAGGATATAGCCCTGGCCGATCGCGGCGTTGAGCGTGTCCGACGGGGTCCATTTCTGGTCGTATTTGCGCAGCTTCCACGCGGGATCGGGGATCGTGCCGTAGCGCTGCGAGGGGAAGGGCAGCGGATATTCGGCGCCCAGGCCCAGTTCGCGCGCTGCCGCGGCGACCGCGTCCATCCCGACTTCGCGGCCCATGGTGTAGAAATAGGTGTTGCAGCTGCGCGCGATCGCGCGGTGGAGATTGACCGAGCCGTGGCGCCCAAGGCAGCGGAAGAAACGATTGCCCAGCTGATAGCCACCGCCGCAATAGACGGTTCGGTCGGGATCGATGCCAGAGCGCAATGCCGCCAGCGCGGTCGCCGGCTTGAAGGTCGATCCCGGCGGATACAGGCCCTGCAGCGCCTTGTTGGTAAGCGGCAGGTGATCGTCGCTCGACATCATTCCCCATTCGATCTGGCTGATGCCGTCGGAAAAGCTGTTGGGGTCATAGGCGGGCATCGACGCCATCGTCAGGATGCTGCCGTCGAGCGTGTCGATGACCACCACCGTGCCCGATTCATTGCCCAGCCGGCGCGCTGCATACTCCTGCAGGCCGGCATCGATCGTCAACCGGACGGTCTTGCCGGGCACGTCGCGCCGCGTTTCCAGGTCGCGGACCGGGCGGCCGCGCGCGGTGACCTCGACGCGCTTGGCGCCGGGCGCCCCGCGCAGCGTCGATTCGAGCGCCTTTTCAAGGCCATCCTTGCCGAGCTTGAAACCGGGGGTGAGGAACAGCGGGTCCTTGGTTTCCTTATACTGGTCGGCGGTCGCGCCGCCGACATAGCCGACCAGATGCGCCACCGCCGCGCCGCTGGGATAATTTCGCGCATACCCTTGGGTCGGCGCGACCCCGGGCAGTTCGGGCTGGCGTACCACGACCGAGGCATAGCGGTCCCAATCGAGATTTTCGGCCACCGGCACCGGGGTGAAGCCGCGCGCATTCTGCAAGTCGCGGCGGATCCGATTGAGCGCTTCGGTATCGAGCGCGAGCAGCTGGCTGAGCTTGCCCAGTGTGCCTTCGGCGTCGGTCAGCCGTTCGGGGATCAGGTCGATGCGGAAATCGGTGCGATTGTTGGCGATCGGCGTGCCCGCGCGGTCGACGATCCAGCCGCGCCGCGGCGGCAACAAGGTGAGGTTCACGCGGTTGCTCTCGGCGAGCAGTTCATAGCGCTCGTTCTCGGCCACCGCGATCCACGCCATGCGGCTCGCGAGCAGCACGCCGACCCCCGCCTGCATGAAGCCGAGCATCGTGGCGCGGCGCGAAAAGCTAAAGCTTTGCGCGGCTTCGGTGACGATCTTGATCGGCCCGCTCATGGCCGCCCCCGCTGGTCGATCGCGGCGCACATACGCGAGATGAGCGGATACAGCGCGACACTCAACGCTAGCTGAAGCAGCAGGACGGTATCAACATGCGCGCCGAGCGGCGACGCGATGAGCCGGCCGGCGATCAGGCAGAAGCCGATGGCGCCGGTCGCGAGAAGCCAGTCCTGCCAGAAATCACGCCACACAAGGCGGCTATCTAACACTTCGATCGCCAGAAAGCACGTGGTCCATAGCAGCATCGCGCTGCCCAGCGGTTGGCCGCTCAGCAGATCGTCGAACAGCCCGAGCGGTACCGCGACCCAGACCTTGAATACGTCGGGACGCAGCAGCCGCCAGCCGAGCAGCACCATCAGTCCGAAGGGGGGCATCCACGGGATCGTCGATATGACGGGGAACAACACCATCAGCGATCCGAGCATCACCGTGATCGGCGCGAGCCGCTTGGACCGGACCGGCGCGTCGGGCTCGGCGAAGCCGGTGCGCAGCGGCTCGTTCATTTGGGCGCCGATTCGGGCTTGGGCGCGGGCGGCGGGGGCGGCAGATAGGGGCGCTCGACCACCGCGAAGTCGAGCCGGTCGGGATCGGCGAGCGGTCGCGCCTCGGCAAGGTCGCGGGTGTTGCGCAGCACGCGCGCGACCGGGATCCCAGGCGGATAGATGCCGCCGGTGCCAGAGGTGACGAACAGGTCACCCGCGCGGAACGGCAGGTTGGCGATCGTCGCCGAGCGGATCTCGAGCAAGCCGTCGCCGCGGCCGGTGACGATGCCGGGCACCCCGTCGCGCGTTCGCCGGACGGGCACGATGCTTTCGGGATCGACCGCGAGCAGCACCCGCGCAGTGTTGGGGCTGGTCTCGAGGATGCGGCCGATCAGCCCCTCAGGTCCGCGCACGGGTTGGCCGGTACGGACGCCCTGCCAATAGCCAGCGTTCAGCGTGGCATAGCGCCGCGTGCTCGACGATGACGCGTTGACGAGCCGCGCGACCGCCACTTGCTCGGTGCCGCGATCGCGAACCGCGAGCAACCGCCGCAGCCGGGCATTCTCGAGCACCAATTGGCGCGCCTTTTCGACCAATGCGCGGTTGCGCTTGATATCGGCGCGCATCCGGCGGTTTTCTTCGATCACGCCGAAATATTCGCCGATCCCGCGCGGAATGCCGGTGATGCCGCGGCGCATGCCGTGCAGCCCGCTCGATACCGGTGTCGTCAACTCGCGCAGCGCGCCGCGGACGATCGCATAAGCGGGCGGGTTGAGCGTCGACAGCACGAGCAGCACCGCGCCGAGCAGCGCCCCCAGCGCGGCCGCGACATAGCCGATGAACAGCACATATTGCGCCCGCCGCGAAAATCCCGGGCGCCGGTTACGTTGCGGCGCCATGTCGTCCCCGCCGTCAGACCGCGAGCAGCACGCCGCGGAACTGCGGGTCCTCGAGCGCGCGCCCGGTGCCCAACGCCACGCAGGTCAGCGGGTCCTCGGCGATCGTCACCGGCAGCCCGGTTTCGTCGCGCAGCACCTCGTCGATTCCCTGCAGCAACGCCCCGCCGCCGGTGAGGACGATCCCCTGGTCGACGATGTCGGCGGCGAGTTCGGGCGCGGTATTCTCGAGCGCGATCCGCACGCCTTCGACGATCGTGCCGACGGGCTCGCTCAGCGCCTCGGCGATCTGGCCCTGGTTGATCTGGATTTCCTTGGGAACGCCATTCACCAGATCGCGACCCTTGATGTGGATCGTCATGCCGATGCCGTCGGCGGGGGGCTTGGCGGTGCCGACTTCCTGCTTGATCCGCTCTGCGGTCGCTTCGCCGATCAGCAGATTATGGTTGCGACGGACATAGCTCACGATCGCCTCGTCCATCTTGTCACCGCCGACGCGGACCGAGGTCGAATAGGCGAGGCCGCGGAGCGAGAGCACCGCGACTTCGGTGGTACCGCCGCCGATGTCGACGACCATGCTGCCGATCGGCTCGGTGACGGGCATGCCCGCGCCGATCGCCGCCGCCATCGGCTCCTCGATCAGGAAGACCTGGCTCGCGCCGGCGTTCGACGCGGCATCGCGGATCGCACGGCGCTCGACCGAGGTCGATCCCGAGGGAACGCAGATCACGATCTGCGGCCAGCGGATGAAGCGGCGGCCGCCATGCACCTTCTGGATGAAATGCTTGATCATCTGCTCGGCGACATCGATGTCGGCGATGACGCCGTCGCGAAGCGGCCGGATCGCCTCGATCGTGCCCGGGGTCTTGCCCATCATCAGCTTGGCGTCGTCGCCGACCGCCTTGACCTTCTTCACGCCGTTGATCGTCTCGACCGCGACCACCGAGGGCTCGTTGAGCACCACGCCGCGCCCGCGCAGATAGACGACGGTGTTCGCCGTTCCCAGATCGATTGCCATATCGTGGGACATGAACTTGAAAAAGCGGGAGAAAGCCATGAAGTAATCCGTCCCTGGCCGCGTGGGTGCAACGCGGCTGTTCGCACATCGATCTTTAGCGCGGCCCGCCGGTTGCTGAACGTGCCAGCTCCCAAAAGTCTGCGGATGCGGGTCGCGGGATGGCCGCGATTGGGCTAGAGCGGGGGGCATGTCAATACGCCGCCTGCCCGAGCATCTCATCAACCGCATCGCCGCCGGCGAGGTGGTCGAACGCCCCGCCGCGGCGCTCAAGGAACTGGTCGAAAACGCGATCGATGCGGGCGCAAGCCGCGTATTTGTGCGGCTGTCGGCGGGGGGCACCGCGCTGATCGAGGTGGTCGACGATGGCTCCGGCATGGACGCGGCGGCGATGGCCTTGGCGCTCGAGCGTCATGCGACCTCCAAGCTGCCCGAATCATTGTGGGAATCGGGGGCGATCGAAGGCGTCACGACGCTCGGTTTTCGCGGTGAAGCGTTGCCGTCGATCGCCAGCGTCGCGCGGTTGACGCTCGAAAGCCGCCCGCGCGAGGGCGAGGGCTGGACGCGGATCGTCGACAATGGCGCGGTGGTGCATGACGGCCCCGCCGCGCTGCCACCGGGAACGCGCGTGAAGGTGGAAGGCTTGTTCGAACGCGTGCCCGCGCGGCGCAAATTCCTGCGCTCGCCGCGCTCCGAATATGCCGCCTGCCTCGACGTCGTCCGCCGGCTGGCGATGGCGCGGCCCGATATCGCCTTCTCGCTCGAGCATGACGGTCGCCGCAGCCTGTCGGTGCAGGGCGGCGACAGCCAGGCCGAGCGCGTCGCGGCGCTCACCGATCGCGCGCTGTTCGACAACAGCGTCGCGGTCGATTTCGCGCGCGAGGGGGTCGTGCTCGGCGGCGTCGCGGGGCTGCCGACCTTCAACCGCGGCATCGCCGATCACCAATATCTGTTCGTCAACGGGCGACCGGTGAAGGACCGGCTGCTGGTGGGCGCGGTACGCGGCGCCTATGCCGAGATGCTCGCGCGCGATCGCCATGCGGTGGTGGCGCTGTTCCTCGACGTTCCCGCCGACGCGGTCGACGTCAATGTCCATCCCGCCAAGACCGAGGTGCGGTTTCGCGATCCGGCGCTGGTGCGCGGGATGATCGTCAGCGGGCTGCGCCGCGCGCTCGATGCCGCGGGGCATCGCAGCGCGCGGCCGAGCGAGGCGGCACTTGGGTTGTGGACGAGCGAGGGCGGGGGTGCGGCCTCCACCCGTCATCCCAGCGAAAGCTGGGATCTCCCGGTTGGGGAGCGCGACGCTTACAACGAAGAGACCCCAGCCTTCGCTGGGGTGACGACCGAAGTAAGTCGGACCGTCCGCGACTATCGCCCGACCTTCTTCACCGCCCCGCCGCAGGCGCGCGCCGAACCCGCGACCGAGCCCGTTCCCTCAACCGTCGCGCACCATCTCGGCGCAGCGCGCGGACAGGTGGCACGGACCTATATCGTCGCCGAAGCCGAGGACGGGCTGATCCTGGTCGACCAGCACGCCGCGCACGAACGGCTCGTGCTCGAACGGCTGCGCGTCGGGCTCGCCAATGGCGGGGTACGCGCGCAGGCGCTGCTGCTGCCCGAAGTCGTCGAGCTAGATGAGACCGCGTGCGACCGGCTCGAGGAACGAATCACCGAGCTGAGCGAGTTCGGGCTCGACCTCGAACGCTTCGGCCCCAATGCGATGCTGGTGCGCGCGACCCCGGCGCTGCTGGGGCAGGGCGACGTCATCGGGCTGGTTCGTGACCTTGCCGATGAACTTGCGGCGCACGATCAGGCGCTGAGCTTGCGCGAACGGCTCGATCACGTCGCCTCGACGATGGCGTGCCACGGATCGGTGCGCGCGGGGCGGGTGCTGAGCGTCGCTGAAATGAACGCGCTGCTGCGCGAGATGGAGGTCACCCCGCATTCGGGGCAGTGCAACCATGGCCGCCCGACCTGGGTGAAGCTGCGGACGCAGGATGTGGAGAAGCTGTTCGGGCGGAAGTAAGCCCACTCCTTGACGCTGTCCTTCGCTGATGCATTCAGGTCACCCGTTCAGATCGCAACTAGGCGAGCTTGGATAAACCAAAGGCGGTCAAGAAGCCGAAAACCGCGATCAGCCCTGTGAAGTCGTGCATTCCCTCGAACGCTTCGGGAACCATGGTGTCGATGATCATCGCCAGGATGGCCCCCGCTGCGACACCCTGGACTGCAGCGAGCACGGCTGGCGAGGCGCCGTCGAACACGGTGTACCCGACGAACGACGACAACCCAGCCACCAGCGCTATCCCGGTCCACAGCGCGAACGTGAAGCCCGCAGATTTTCCCTCGCGGCGCGCGCCTGCGGCACTCGAAAGTCCCTCGGGCAGGTTCGACAGGAAGACCGCCGCAACCGCTACCCCGCCGATCGCGCCCCCTGAAAGAAGGCTGGTGCCGATCACGATCGATTCGGGGATGCCGTCGATCAACGCACCGAGCGCCAGCGACGCGCTGTTGCCCTTGGGCGCGGCGGTCGCGTGCTCCTTCCGTGAGAAAGCGTCCGAACGCTTGCGATGACGCGCACCCCTAGCGGCCAGCGCCATGTTCAGCACGGTGTACACCGCCGCGCCCGCGACGAACCCGACCGCGACAGCGAGGAACCCGCCCTGCTTCCACGCCTCGTCCATCAGCTCGAACGATAAAGCGGATATCAGCACGCCCGAGCCAAACGCCATGATCGCGGCCACCGCCTGGCGCGGCATCGCCACGAACCAGCCGATCGTCGCACCTATCAGCAAAGCCGAGCCGCTGAGCAGGCCCCACAGACCGGCTTGAATCGACAACGGGATCATGGCCTCTCCAAGACGTACGGGATTGCGGATCAATACACGGTGCCCCGGCGGCGATCACTACGTGATTCCTCGGTCGCGCTTGGGCGCCGTTCATCCCCGGGAAACCTTTTCCCCGACCGTGCATTTCACTCGCCACACTCTTTCGAAAAGTCAGGCGATATCATGGGTAAGGCAATGCCGGTCATCCTCGCACTCATCCCGCTCTTCGCGGTCGTGGGCGCCTGCGTCGCGGTGCCCTGAGCTTTGGCGAACGACGCCGATATGAAAAAGGGCCGCCCGGCATAACCGGACGGCCCTTTTTCATATCCAAACGTCGAAAGGCTTAGGCCGGTTCGGCTTCGTCTTCGTCGGTCGTCGTCGGGGCTGGCGCCGCTTCGTCGCCGCGCGAGATTTCGCCCGGCTCGGCGTTGGCGTCATACTCCTCGGTGAAGCCAGCGGTGTCGGTTTCGAACATCGCCGCCATCACGTCGACACCCTTTGCCTGCATCTCGGCTTCCTCGGGCGAACGGGCGACGTTCACCTTGACGTTGACCGAAACCTCAGGGTGCAGCGCAACCTTCACTTCGTGCATGCCGAGCGTCTTGATCGGCTTGCCGAGCACCACCTGGCCCTTGTGGACCTTGTGGCCATCGGCGACCAGCGCCTCGACCAGATCGCGAACCGCGACCGAGCCATAGAGCGCGCCGGCATTCGATGCCTGACGGATCAGCGTCACCGAAGCGCCCTCGAGCGACTTCGATTCGGCAGTCGCTTCCTCGCGGCGCGAAGCGTTCTCGGCTTCGATGCGCTCGCGATTGGCCTCGAAGACCTTGCGGTTGGCGGCGTTGGCGCGGAGCGCCTTCTTGTTCGGCAGCAGGAAGTTGCGGGCGAACCCGTCCTTCACGGTGACGACATCGCCAATGGCGCCG
The genomic region above belongs to Sphingomonas qomolangmaensis and contains:
- the rplI gene encoding 50S ribosomal protein L9, coding for MQIILLERVEKLGAIGDVVTVKDGFARNFLLPNKKALRANAANRKVFEANRERIEAENASRREEATAESKSLEGASVTLIRQASNAGALYGSVAVRDLVEALVADGHKVHKGQVVLGKPIKTLGMHEVKVALHPEVSVNVKVNVARSPEEAEMQAKGVDVMAAMFETDTAGFTEEYDANAEPGEISRGDEAAPAPTTTDEDEAEPA